From one Caldithrix abyssi DSM 13497 genomic stretch:
- a CDS encoding hemolysin family protein, which translates to MDPASFLYLMIFVILLAFAAFFSAAETALFSLPKSTVEKYARSKHALTKQVAVLLREPRRLLISILIGSTLVNVAIASIATLITSKLIIRYDLNEIGALLINVVVVTFIILFFCELLPKILAIKNAKTLSKNFVLPLTFFYYLFYPVSYVLDLLTQQISSSFGAEKDKFNLSEKELRTLVDVGEERGALLKEEKEMIHGIFEMSGTVAREIMVPRTDMVCLEKHASLNEVLKTFKEHMHSRIPVYDDIIDNIVGILYVKDLLPFIRKRNASEFKLEKIVRPAYYVPETKRINELLREFQTEKIHMAIVVDEYGGTAGLVTLEDVIEEIVGEIQDEYDKETPQIKKINETTFLVNAGSLIDEINEELDLDLPTEEGVDTLAGFLLGQFGSVPKVKDKIEYNGYEFVIEKATKKRIQLVRIILKKNDKITNQK; encoded by the coding sequence TTGGATCCTGCATCATTTCTCTATTTAATGATCTTTGTCATATTATTGGCGTTCGCTGCTTTTTTTTCGGCGGCCGAAACCGCGCTCTTTTCCCTGCCAAAATCTACGGTGGAAAAATATGCCCGCAGTAAACATGCGCTTACCAAACAAGTGGCGGTTTTATTAAGAGAACCCAGACGCCTTTTAATCTCAATCCTTATTGGCAGTACGCTGGTTAATGTAGCCATCGCTTCTATTGCTACCTTAATTACCAGTAAATTGATCATCCGCTATGACTTAAACGAAATAGGCGCATTATTGATAAACGTCGTGGTGGTAACCTTTATTATTCTCTTCTTTTGTGAATTGTTGCCAAAAATATTGGCCATTAAAAACGCCAAAACCCTCAGTAAAAATTTTGTATTACCGTTGACATTTTTCTACTATCTCTTTTATCCGGTTTCTTATGTGCTGGATCTTCTGACGCAGCAAATCTCTTCTTCCTTTGGGGCAGAAAAAGATAAGTTTAATTTGAGTGAAAAAGAGTTGCGCACCCTGGTCGATGTGGGCGAGGAACGCGGCGCCTTGCTGAAAGAAGAAAAAGAAATGATCCACGGCATCTTTGAAATGAGCGGCACCGTGGCGCGCGAAATCATGGTTCCCCGCACCGACATGGTTTGCCTGGAAAAACACGCCTCGCTAAACGAAGTTCTCAAAACATTTAAGGAACACATGCACAGCCGTATTCCCGTATATGACGATATCATCGATAATATTGTCGGCATTCTTTATGTTAAAGACTTACTGCCTTTTATCCGCAAAAGAAACGCTTCGGAATTTAAACTGGAGAAAATCGTGCGGCCGGCTTATTACGTTCCTGAGACCAAGCGTATTAACGAACTGTTAAGGGAATTTCAGACGGAAAAAATCCACATGGCCATTGTGGTCGATGAATATGGGGGAACGGCCGGACTGGTAACCCTGGAAGATGTGATCGAAGAGATTGTGGGCGAAATTCAGGATGAGTATGACAAAGAGACGCCGCAAATCAAAAAAATAAATGAAACCACCTTTCTGGTTAACGCCGGTAGCCTGATCGATGAAATTAACGAAGAACTGGACCTGGATTTGCCAACCGAAGAAGGCGTGGACACCCTGGCCGGCTTTTTGCTCGGACAGTTCGGTTCTGTGCCTAAAGTCAAAGATAAAATCGAGTACAACGGCTACGAATTTGTTATTGAAAAAGCAACCAAAAAACGCATCCAGCTGGTACGCATTATTCTAAAGAAAAACGACAAGATTACTAATCAAAAGTGA
- the selA gene encoding L-seryl-tRNA(Sec) selenium transferase: protein MQPSKNFLKKLPSTHKLLSSLEDEFPEIKADILKKLINQHLEQARENPALLNLAEKSKDEIEIALRSRLSDALRALQRGTLRKVINATGVVLHTGLGRAPIEPSWMESLKEISAYCNLELDLASGKRGQRNDHLSYLLRLLTGAEDGFAVNNNAAAVMLMLNTLGYQKEVIISRGEMIEIGGSFRLPEVMKASGCILREIGSTNKTHLRDYEETIHEQSGAILICHPSNYEVQGFTHKPALEEVVALAHDRGLPVIYDLGSGSMPETSHLAGGYEPEVNAIVRAGVDLISFSGDKLLGGPQAGIIVGKREYVQRCAQNHLLRALRLDKFMIKLLQQTLLQYFYKDSSQRILAHQALQASEQELKKRCENFLNALQPEFRKFFQIETTPGRVGSGAYPLLHLPGAALRLQSEKVKASRFSKLMRLQEPPVITYIEDEQVVLDLRTVLPQDEPILKEKVEKTLKELLARE, encoded by the coding sequence ATGCAACCTTCTAAAAATTTCCTGAAAAAACTTCCTTCAACTCATAAGTTGTTGAGCTCGCTGGAAGATGAATTTCCCGAGATTAAAGCCGATATTCTAAAAAAGTTGATAAATCAGCATCTGGAGCAGGCGCGGGAGAATCCCGCCCTGCTGAACCTGGCCGAAAAATCAAAAGATGAAATCGAAATTGCGCTGCGCAGTCGATTGTCCGACGCGCTACGGGCGCTGCAACGCGGCACATTGCGAAAGGTGATCAATGCCACGGGCGTTGTGTTGCATACCGGCCTGGGAAGAGCGCCGATCGAACCGTCATGGATGGAGTCATTAAAAGAGATCAGCGCCTATTGCAACTTAGAACTGGATTTGGCCAGCGGCAAACGCGGTCAACGCAATGACCATCTGAGTTATTTGCTGCGCCTGTTAACCGGTGCCGAAGACGGATTTGCCGTCAACAACAACGCCGCCGCCGTCATGTTAATGCTCAACACCCTGGGCTATCAAAAAGAGGTGATTATCTCCCGCGGGGAGATGATCGAAATCGGCGGATCCTTCCGCTTGCCGGAGGTGATGAAGGCCAGCGGCTGCATTTTGCGCGAAATCGGCTCAACCAATAAAACCCATTTGCGCGACTACGAAGAAACCATCCATGAACAAAGCGGTGCGATTTTAATCTGTCATCCCAGTAATTACGAAGTACAGGGATTTACGCACAAACCAGCGCTGGAGGAGGTAGTCGCTCTGGCGCACGACCGCGGTTTGCCTGTTATTTATGATTTAGGCAGCGGTTCCATGCCAGAAACCTCGCACCTGGCTGGCGGCTACGAGCCGGAGGTTAATGCCATTGTTCGGGCGGGCGTGGATCTGATCTCCTTTTCCGGCGATAAGCTGTTAGGCGGCCCGCAGGCTGGCATTATTGTCGGGAAACGCGAATATGTTCAACGCTGCGCTCAAAATCACCTGCTGCGGGCCCTCAGGCTGGATAAGTTCATGATCAAATTATTGCAGCAAACATTGCTGCAATATTTTTACAAAGACAGTTCACAAAGAATATTAGCGCACCAGGCATTGCAGGCCAGCGAACAGGAATTGAAAAAGCGCTGTGAAAATTTTTTAAACGCTCTGCAGCCGGAGTTCAGAAAATTCTTTCAAATCGAAACAACGCCCGGCCGTGTGGGCAGCGGCGCCTACCCTTTGTTGCACCTGCCGGGTGCGGCTTTAAGACTTCAATCAGAAAAAGTCAAAGCCAGCCGTTTTAGCAAGCTAATGCGCCTGCAAGAGCCGCCGGTCATTACTTACATTGAAGACGAACAGGTGGTTCTGGATTTGAGAACGGTCTTGCCGCAGGATGAGCCGATTTTAAAAGAAAAGGTGGAAAAAACGCTAAAAGAGCTTCTTGCGCGGGAATGA
- a CDS encoding sodium:solute symporter family protein: MALIDIIIVIAFLLLTFFVGSFFYKWVGEPDDFYVAGRKLTPFILAAVITATNVNLYSFVGQAGIAYKHGISILWQTWTGNMALVFSGLFIIPIMRRLRVRTIPEFLSMRYNKSVRLLVGILWVFRLAFWLGVVLYTAVVAAQAITGITSYLFWIVAFAIIAIIYTMLGGMWSVAFTDVIQFVFMLGGALIVLPMAMKAVGWMPGLIEKLPENSLQLVRQSGTYNWKFILAIFLLGIQWASVDQGLLQRAFGAESTKTVAKGMVLAGIITTPFALLWNLPGLAAAVLYPNLQNPDQAIPTLLSQMLPPVILGLVVVGLLSSQLSTISGNLNGVATLFTNDIYETLKKRQATNKEILFMARFITFLVGLFMIGFAFLVPKMGGAVEAYLTIIGIMDMPLFIVGILYGLLWKRATSAGAIWGYLAGAVAGIIGKFYFQFDFNLTTFLSAVTALLVMPLVSYLTRPENKEKIEIIWKARRTSAEEEASGKVYNIIPETPAGKLSFSLYIAGVLIFLGGVISGSSGWPYASHLAVSGMVIYFIGGYLKVVFD; this comes from the coding sequence GTGGCGTTAATAGACATCATTATTGTAATCGCATTTTTGCTACTGACCTTTTTTGTGGGCAGCTTTTTTTATAAATGGGTGGGCGAGCCCGATGATTTTTATGTGGCAGGTCGTAAGCTAACGCCCTTTATTCTGGCGGCCGTCATTACCGCGACCAATGTGAACCTTTACAGTTTTGTGGGACAGGCGGGCATTGCCTACAAGCATGGCATTTCCATTTTGTGGCAAACCTGGACGGGCAATATGGCGCTTGTGTTTTCCGGTTTGTTCATCATTCCCATCATGCGCCGTTTACGCGTACGCACCATTCCGGAATTTTTAAGCATGCGCTACAATAAGTCTGTGCGCCTGCTGGTGGGCATTTTGTGGGTTTTTCGTCTGGCTTTTTGGCTGGGCGTGGTGCTGTACACGGCCGTGGTGGCGGCGCAGGCTATTACCGGCATCACCTCATATCTGTTCTGGATTGTGGCCTTTGCCATTATTGCCATCATTTACACCATGTTAGGCGGCATGTGGTCGGTGGCCTTTACCGATGTCATCCAGTTTGTTTTTATGCTGGGCGGTGCGTTAATCGTTCTTCCTATGGCTATGAAGGCGGTTGGCTGGATGCCCGGTTTAATCGAAAAGCTGCCGGAAAACAGTCTGCAACTGGTACGACAAAGCGGTACGTACAACTGGAAATTTATTCTGGCCATTTTCTTACTGGGCATCCAGTGGGCCAGCGTGGATCAGGGACTGCTGCAGCGGGCCTTTGGCGCGGAGAGCACTAAAACCGTGGCCAAAGGAATGGTGCTGGCCGGCATTATCACAACGCCGTTCGCCCTGCTGTGGAATTTGCCTGGGCTGGCTGCCGCCGTGCTCTATCCCAATTTACAAAATCCGGATCAGGCCATTCCTACCTTGCTTTCGCAAATGCTGCCGCCGGTCATTCTGGGCCTGGTAGTCGTCGGTCTGCTCTCTTCTCAACTTTCGACCATTAGCGGAAATTTAAACGGCGTAGCAACGCTATTTACCAACGATATTTACGAAACCCTTAAAAAGCGCCAGGCCACAAACAAAGAAATTTTATTCATGGCTCGCTTCATCACCTTTTTAGTGGGCTTGTTTATGATCGGCTTTGCCTTTTTAGTGCCCAAAATGGGCGGCGCAGTCGAGGCCTATCTGACAATTATCGGCATCATGGACATGCCGCTGTTCATCGTAGGCATTTTGTACGGCCTGCTCTGGAAGCGCGCCACATCTGCCGGGGCCATCTGGGGATATCTGGCCGGAGCCGTGGCCGGCATAATCGGCAAGTTCTATTTTCAATTTGATTTTAATCTGACCACGTTTTTAAGCGCCGTTACGGCCTTGCTGGTTATGCCTCTGGTCAGCTATTTAACGCGTCCGGAAAATAAAGAGAAAATTGAAATCATCTGGAAGGCACGCCGAACCAGCGCAGAAGAAGAGGCCAGCGGCAAAGTTTACAACATTATTCCAGAAACTCCTGCGGGCAAGTTAAGCTTTTCGCTCTATATAGCTGGCGTTCTCATTTTTTTGGGCGGGGTAATCAGCGGCAGTTCGGGCTGGCCGTACGCCTCGCACCTTGCTGTAAGCGGCATGGTCATCTATTTTATTGGCGGCTATTTAAAGGTGGTTTTCGACTAA